From a region of the Toxotes jaculatrix isolate fToxJac2 chromosome 7, fToxJac2.pri, whole genome shotgun sequence genome:
- the LOC121184390 gene encoding surfeit locus protein 4-like codes for MGHGDLMSQAEDVADQFLRVTKHYLPHVARLCLVSTFLEDGVRMWFQWAEQSEYIDSTWSCGRFLANVFVLLNLVGQLGGCVLILSRNFVQNACFALFGIIALQTVAYSILWDLKFLMRNLALGGGLLLLLAECRGEARSVFAGVPSLSHQSSPKHLLQLGGRVLLVLMFMTLLHFDLSLFSILQNLVGTALMVLVAVGFKTKLAALTLVAWLLCINFTFNAFWTVPSYRPMHDFLKYDFFQTTSVIGGLLLVVALGPGGVSMDEKKKE; via the exons ATGGGACACGGAGACCTGATGAGCCAGGCGGAGGATGTAGCCGACCAG TTCCTCCGGGTCACCAAACACTACCTGCCCCACGTGGCCCGGCTCTGCCTGGTCAGCACCTTCCTGGAGGACGGGGTCAGGATGTGGTTTCAGTGGGCGGAGCAGAGTGAGTACATCGACTCTACCTGGAGCTGTGGACGCTTCCTCGCCAACGTCTTCGTCCTGCTCAACCTGGTGGGACAGCTGG GTGGCTGTGTGTTGATCCTCAGCAGAAACTTTGTTCAGAACGCCTGCTTCGCTCTGTTCGGGATCATCGCCCTGCAG ACGGTGGCCTACAGCATCCTGTGGGACCTCAAGTTCTTAATGAG GAACCTGGCGTTGGGGGggggtctcctcctcctcctggctgaGTGCAGGGGGGAGGCTCGCAGTGTGTTTGCTGGCGTCCCCTCCCTCAGTCATCAGAGTTCTCCGAagcacctgctgcagctggggGGTCGAGTCCTGCTCGTCCTCATGTTCATGACGCTGCTGCATTTCGACCTCAGCCTGTTCAGT ATCCTGCAGAACCTAGTGGGCACGGCGCTGATGGTCCTGGTGGCGGTGGGCTTTAAGACGAAGCTGGCGGCTCTGACTCTGGTGGCCTGGCTGCTCTGCATCAACTTCACCTTCAACGCCTTCTGGACCGTCCCCTCGTACAGACCCATGCACGACTTCCTCAAGTACGACTTCTTCCAGACCACGTCGGTGATCGGAggcctgctgctggtggtggccCTGGGGCCCGGGGGGGTCTCTATggatgagaagaagaaggagtag
- the c5 gene encoding complement C5 yields the protein MRVCVLLMCVCCLCWRIEAQSRSYLITAPLSLRLDAVETVVLQLFGFSEEVTVYVYLKTSMAPDHVVLAQEVVTLNTQNHHQAAAKVRLYPSQLDKSVSHVILHVQSAEINQHLSVAVSRSNGFLFIQTDKPLYTPHQSVKVRAFSLNQELRPANRSVFLTFKDPDHSTVDIVEMIDVNNGIPSMQNPFKIPIKPKLGIWSIEASYSDDFSTTARTDFEVKEYVLPSFSILVEPAANFISYGSFNRFSFKVSARYLHGAPVADGEVFLRYGYVSGKNSPTIIPNSVTRERLSMSGEVDVTVDMESVLSKHNGPKDLNSLVGKYLYIAVLLQEDTGGITQEAEFAAVKFVKSPYRLSLVSTPPFIKPGLPYNIQVLVKDHLDKPVSRVPIRLVERQLFRQGRESEDMPCSESANSQSDGIAVFICNTPSGAVRAELKFETADPVLPEASQARLSLEAVAYHSPNQRYLYIDPPLPGRGLEVGQYANIKVYSATPPSVAMRALSYLVLSKGKVVNFGSQKSVPSADNKQTLSFQVTSDMVPSIRLLVYYILYGEGTSELVADSVWLDVIAKCVNGLQTDLSLRMWDYKPKEKLRLAIRTNQEGLVALSAVDSALFTLRPNYRDPVTTVLRHIEQSDQGCGGGGGKDSADVFLLAGLTFFTNANAYPSTSDAACTAAVRPKRALTEEEKAKKAQSYGPVKTCCEEGMKYIPKSVTCLQFAEQRFSKYPRCRHAFRACCEYVQQHLGQDQNLILGRHEMGANFDLAPSLVRSYFPESWLWEVQRVSPLQTSLSRTLPDSLTTWEIKAIGMFQNGICVAEPVQASVRLPLSVDVPLPYQVVRGEQLELTGSVYNRQPDSIVYCVTLTVGPAICLLQSQATAGGAGLRSTPCTWTRLSAEGVGKVTFTLLGLEPGEHTLTFTLKTRGQGTGDVLEKKLRVVPEGVRREVYSGGRLDPQGLYGSEKRTVELKNRLLANVVPNTPVERQLTINGDVLGEVLSVMHSPEGLRQLVNLPPGSAEAELGGLLPLIHVYQYLETTRSWDVLGADIQKNSADLRQKIREGLVGISSFRGGDSSYSMWTKREPSTWLTALVVKTLSVVDQVVPVDHQSLSDSVAWLIRSAQQQDGSFTENSSFRPNKIMAEGTKAVDQSVYLTSFVLIALYRATSIKDQILQLRFHDDSMRSAANYISQHAPGVSSVYVRAVATYALTLHDPNSMTSSQLLTSLENVARQKGHPAVLRYWQEPSVTTDELKPDQSSELTVETTAYLLLTVLLKGRIPYANPILSWLTQDQHYGEGFYSIQDTVLTLEALTEYSRTVPRAVLNQDINIRYSRGETVGRVQLTPTRPVATPIQVSKDDDITVSTGYGRGVSNVKLKTVYYETTSSTQTCNFDLTIEVNGPDASRNPSMRSPHLTACAKYKPPPNEAYTESGLTVMKIQLPTGVDAYLEDLKQFRDAVEPLISHYELQGNTVIIQTETVPSDVFLCVGFRIRVGFRVSGASESLFSVYEPQDKGSMCTKQFSYQEQKLQRLCVGEECQCMTAACATYRGNVDLSRTADKRTEETCQPHIRYAYKVKVKASAAEGDFMTYTATVVEVLKNTDKDFEAVSSGTEVDLVKKVTCSAVDIQNNKQYLVMGASGSEVTLKYRLPLDSEAVVELWPTDCSSPDCMDYVSQLEDFALDLQLSSCPDSS from the exons GTATCTGATCACAGCTCCTCTCTCGTTGCGTTTGGACGCTGTGGAGACAGtggtgctgcagctgtttgggTTTTCGGAGGAGGTGACGGTGTACGTGTACTTGAAGACCTCCATGGCTCCGGATCACGTGGTTCTAGCTCAGGAGGTTGTGACCCTCAACACCCAGAACCACCATCAGGCTGCTGCCAAAGTCCGG cTGTACCCAAGTCAGCTGGACAAGAGTGTGAGTCATGTGATCCTCCACGTTCAGTCAGCAGAGATCAACCAGCACCTGTCTGTCGCTGTCAGCCGCTCCAACGGCTTCCTGTTCATCCAGACCGACAAGCCGCTGTACACCCCACATCAGAGTG TCAAAGTGAGGGCCTTCTCCTTGAACCAGGAGCTGAGGCCGGCCAATCGAAGCGTCTTCCTGACGTTCAAG GACCCTGATCATTCAACAGTGGACATTGTGGAGATGATTGATGTTAATAATGGAATCCCATCCATGCAAAACCCCTTCAAGATACCCATCAAACCAAA GTTGGGGATTTGGTCCATCGAAGCCTCCTACTCAGACGACTTCAGCACAACAGCCAGAACAGACTTTGAAGTTAAAGAATACG TTCTTCCCAGCTTCTCCATCCTCGTGGAACCAGCAGCAAACTTCATCAGCTATGGAAGCTTCAACAGATTCAGCTTCAAGGTTTCTGCCAG GTATCTCCACGGTGCTCCGGTGGCCGATGGAGAGGTGTTTCTGAGGTACGGCTACGTTAGCGGGAAGAATTCTCCAACTATCATCCCCAACTCTGTCACcagagagaga TTGTCCATGTCAGGTGAAGTGGACGTGACTGTTGACATGGAGTCGGTTCTGTCCAAACACAACGGACCTAAAGACCTGAACAGCCTGGTGGGGAAGTACCTGTACatagctgtgctgctgcaggaggacaCAG GTGGTATCACTCAGGAGGCGGAGTTTGCTGCCGTGAAGTTTGTCAAATCACCTTACAGACTGAGCCTGGTGTCCACGCCCCCCTTCATCAAACCTGGACTTCCCTATAACATCCAG gtgttgGTGAAGGATCACCTGGACAAGCCGGTGAGCCGGGTTCCGATTCGCCTGGTGGAACGACAGCTGTTCAGACAGGGGAGGGAGAGCGAGGACATGCCCTGCTCTGAGAGCgccaacagccaatcagatggCATCGCTGTCTTCATCTGCAACACGCCGAGTGGCGCAGTGAGGGCGGAactgaag TTTGAGACGGCGGACCCCGTCCTCCCAGAAGCCAGTCAGGCCAGGCTGAGTCTGGAGGCGGTGGCCTATCACTCACCAAACCAGCGTTACCTTTACATCGACCCCCCGCTGCCCGGCCGCGGCCTGGAGGTGGGACAGTACGCCAACATCAAGGTGTACTCAGCCACGCCCCCCTCCGTGGCCATGAGAGCCCTCAGTTACCTG GTGCTCTCTAAAGGGAAGGTGGTGAATTTCGGCAGTCAGAAGTCCGTCCCCAGCGCTGATAACAAACAGACTCTGAGCTTCCAGGTGACGAGCGACATGGTCCCGTCCATCAGACTGCTGGTGTACTACATCCTGTACGGAGAGGGGACGTCCGAGCTGGTGGCCGACTCCGTCTGGTTGGATGTCATAGCCAAGTGTGTCAATGGACTCCAG actgatCTGTCGTTGCGTATGTGGGACTACAAGCCAAAGGAAAAGCTCCGGCTGGCCATCAGGACCAATCAGGAGGGCCTGGTGGCTCTGTCTGCTGTAGACTCCGCCCTCTTCACCTTAAGACCAAACTACAGAGACCCTGTTACCACG GTTCTGCGTCACATCGAGCAGAGCGACCAGGGCTGCGGTGGAGGCGGCGGGAAAGACAGCGCAGATGTCTTCCTATTGGCCGGCCTCACCTTCTTCACCAACGCCAATGCCTATCCATCAACCAGCG ATGCAGCGTGCACAGCAGCGGTGCGTCCAAAGCGAGCTCtgactgaggaggagaaggcgaAGAAAG CGCAGAGTTACGGTCCTGTGAAGACCTGCTGTGAGGAGGGGATGAAGTACATCCCGAAGAGCGTGACCTGCCTTCAGTTCGCTGAGCAGAGGTTCAGTAAATACCCTCGCTGCCGACATGCCTTCAGGGCCTGCTGTGAGTATGTACAGCAGCACCTGGGCCAGGACCAGAACCTCATCCTGGGACGCCACG agatggGGGCGAACTTCGACCTGGCTCCTTCTTTGGTGCGGAGCTACTTTCCGGAGAGCTGGCTGTGGGAGGTGCAGCGCGTCAG tcCACTGCAGACGTCTCTCAGCAGGACTCTACCTGACTCTCTCACCACCTGGGAGATCAAGGCCATCGGCATGTTCCAGAACG GTATTTGTGTTGCGGAGCCGGTCCAGGCGTCGGTCAGATTGCCGCTCAGTGTGGACGTCCCGCTGCCTTATCAGGTGGTCAGAGGAGAACAGCTGGAGCTGACGGGCTCAGTGTACAACCGACAGCCCGACAGCATCGTG TACTGTGTGACACTGACGGTCGGCCCGGCGATCTGTCTGCTCCAGTCCCAGGCGACCGCCGGGGGGGCGGGGCTGCGCTCCACACCTTGCACCTGGACCCGTCTGTCTGCAGAGGGGGTGGGCAAAGTGACCTTCACCCTGCTGGGCCTGGAGCCTGGAGAGCACACCCTGACCTTCACCCTGAAGACACGGGGACAGGGAACCGGGGACGTCCTGGAGAAGAAGCTCCGAGTGGTG CCTGAAGGGGTGAGGAGAGAGGTGTACTCTGGAGGGAGACTGGACCCACAGGGACTCTACG GTTCAGAGAAGAGAACGGTGGAGCTGAAGAACAGACTGCTGGCCAACGTCGTCCCCAACACACCTGTGGAGAGACAGCTGACTATTAACG GTGACGTCCTAGGTGAGGTCTTGTCAGTGATGCACAGCCCCGAAGGCCTCAGGCAGCTCGTCAACCTGCCGCCTGGGTCggcagaggcagagctgggCGGGCTCCTCCCCCTCATCCACGTGTATCAGTACCTGGAGACGACGAGGAGCTGGGACGTCCTGGGGGCGGACATCCAGAAGAACTCAGCAGATCTGAGACAGAAGAtcagagagg gtctggTTGGTATCAGCTCCTTCAGAGGTGGAGACTCCAGTTACAGCATGTGGACGAAGCGAGAGCCCAGCACCTG GCTGACTGCTTTGGTGGTGAAGACGCTGTCTGTGGTGGATCAGGTCGTCCCTGTGGACCATCAGTCTCTGTCAGATTCTGTAGCCTGGCTGATCCGCAGCGCTCAGCAGCAGGACGGATCCTTCACTGAGAACTCCTCCTTCAGGCCCAACAAAATCATG gCTGAGGGGACCAAGGCAGTCGACCAATCAGTGTATCTGACGTCCTTCGTGCTGATCGCCTTGTACAGAGCCACGAGCATCAAAGACCAGATCCTGCAGCTCAGA TTCCATGATGACAGCATGAGGTCTGCAGCAAACtacatctcccagcatgccccaggtgtcagcagtgtgtatgtgcgtgctgTGGCGACCTACGCTCTGACCCTTCATGACCCCAACAGTATGACatcctctcagctgctcacCAGCCTGGAGAACGTGGCTCGAcagaaag gtcacCCCGCCGTGCTCAGGTACTGGCAGGAGCCCAGCGTGACGACTGATGAGCTGAAACCCGACCAATCCAGCGAGCTGACGGTGGAGACGACGGCGTACCTGCTGCTGACTGTGCTGCTGAAG ggAAGGATCCCCTACGCCAACCCCATCCTGTCCTGGCTGACCCAGGATCAGCACTATGGAGAGGGTTTCTACTCtatacag GACACAGTTCTGACTCTGGAGGCGTTGACAGAGTACAGCAGAACCGTCCCTCGAGCCGTCCTCAATCAGGACATCAATATCCGCTACAGCAGAGGGGAAACTGTGGGACGGGTCCAGCTCACCCCGACCCGACCTGTGGCCACGCCCATTCAG GTGTCGAAAGATGATGACATCACGGTGTCCACGGGTTATGGGAGGGGCGTGTCAAACGTGAAG CTGAAGACAGTTTACTATGAGACCACCTCATCCACACAGACGTGTAACTTTGACCTCACCATAGAGGTGAACGGCCCCGACGCCTCCAGAA aTCCCAGCATGCGGTCTCCTCACCTGACTGCCTGCGCAAA gtatAAACCTCCTCCTAACGAAGCATACACAGAGTCCGGTCTGACTGTGATGAAGATCCAGCTGCCGACAGGTGTGGATGCTTACCTGGAGGACCTGAAACAG TTCAGAGACGCAGTGGAGCCGCTCATCTCCCACTATGAACTCCAAGGAAACACCGTGATCATTCAGACGGAAACT GTTCCCTCTGATGTCTTCCTGTGCGTTGGTTTTCGGATCAGGGTCGGGTTCAGGGTGAGTGGAGCCAGCGAGTCCCTGTTCAGTGTCTACGAGCCTCAGGACAAAG GGAGCATGTGCACCAAGCAGTTCTCCTACCAGGAGCAGAAGCTGCAGCGCCTCTGTGTGGGTGAAGAGTGTCAGTGCATGACAG CTGCCTGTGCCACctacagaggaaatgtggactTGAGCCGGACAGCAGACAAACGCACGGAGGAGACCTGCCAGCCTCACATCAGATACG CCTATAAGGTGAAGGTGAAGGCTTCAGCAGCAGAAGGAGACTTTATGACCTACACAGCCACCGTAGTTGAAGTCCTGAAGAACACAGATAAAG ACTTTGAAGCGGTGAGTTCAGGGACAGAGGTGGACTTGGTAAAAAAGGTCACCTGCAGCGCTGTGGACATCCAGAACAACAAACAGTACCTAGTGATGGGAGCCAgcgggtcagaggtcacactcAA GTATCGTCTTCCTCTGGACTCGGAGGCTGTGGTGGAGCTATGGCCAACAGACTGTAGTTCTCCTGACTGTATGGACTACGTTTCCCAGCTGGAAGACTTTGCTCTGGACCTGCAGCTGAGCAGCTGCCCGGACTCATCATAA